A single window of Channa argus isolate prfri chromosome 12, Channa argus male v1.0, whole genome shotgun sequence DNA harbors:
- the LOC137137260 gene encoding dynactin subunit 1-like isoform X3, producing the protein MSSAGTVESGRPPKIGSIVEVTGKGQRGTVAYIGATLFASGKWVGVILDEPKGKNDGTVQGKRYFQCEENHGIFVRQSQIQVVEEGSTATSPDIPETGIPKMTKQRDIPETPKTSKQTPVSIKKASRESLSSSLSGDVKEVGLSSQQGALGAPVMPQPSGSPAAVAATIPATPSKVEPAISKQEEDSLRAQVKDLEEKLETLKMKRTEDKAKLKELEKHKIQLEQLQEWKTKMQEQQAELQKQFKEAKREAREAQEAKDRYMEEMSDTADAIEMATLDKEMAEERAESLQVEVDTLKEKLEELSMDLEILRHEISEKGTDGAASSYHVKQLEEQNTRLKEALVRMRDLSTSEKQEHVKLQKQMEKKNTELETLRTQKEKLQEEVKHAEATIDELKEQVDAALGSEEMVETLTERNLDLEEKVRELRETVTDLESINEMNDELQENARETEMELREQLDLSSAKVREAEKRVEASQETVADYQQTINKYRELTARLQEANKELVSQQNANVEQVQQPPAELFDFKIKFAETKAYAKAIEMELRKMEVAQSNRQVSLLTSFMPDSFLRHGGDHDCILVLLLIPRLICKAELISKQAQEKFDLNGNVAEGTSLRGPRGEQCSFSSGLVYSLSLLQATLHKYEQALNSCSVEVFKRMGTLYSEMSFHERSLDYFIDLLHKDQLDETIQVEPLTKAIKYYQQLYGVHLADHTEDCTVQLADHIKFSQSALDSMKVEVARLRAFLSAGQESSVFAVLLKDLDTSCSDIRQFCKKIRRRMPGTDVVGAPAALSFGPQVSETLTECRRQLTRVVAVLQEVAAAGAQMVAPLAEQEGLSALKLEDIVGKAVEQVYGSHGLNGPECLRQSCSSVIATMNKMATAMQEGEYDAEKPQGKTPPVEIRAALVRAEMTDAEGLGVKLEDRETVIKELKKSLKIKGEELSEANVRLSLLEKKLDTSTKDADERVEKIQTKLDESLALLKKKEKGFEETMDALQADIDQLEAEKAELKQRINNQSKMTIEGLRGPSASGIASIVQGSVGAGLPPSMAGSVQVVDSPLLRQRVEAQRLGIKNLKNENNRLKADKMRAQLASLPPLYPPKLPQASKDSSMPPEGLNTGIYRRTDQLLATLLKLSAKVKVVDITGKTAVSASAQLLEQTARLKSLSDALDKLKGEVADHVVLNQLGANASSDFATFPVSSFVKAKEEKQQGTVLVGRVSIPCTLGQEQVHRLVLSQQQLQRVHSLLIA; encoded by the exons ATGAGCAGTGCAGGAACAGTGGAGAGTGGTAGACCGCCAAAG ATTGGCTCCATAGTAGAGGTGACAGGGAAGGGTCAGCGTGGCACTGTTGCTTACATCGGCGCAACACTCTTTGCCTCAGGAAAATGGGTTGGTGTCATACTTGATGAGCCCAAAGGCAAAAACGATGGCACAGTGCAGGGGAAACGCTATTTTCAATGTGAGGAAAATCATGGGATATTTGTCAGACAGTCTCAG ATCCAGGTGGTGGAAGAGGGCTCCACTGCCACCTCACCAGACATCCCAGAGACTGGCATTCCCAAGATGACCAAACAAAGAG atATTCCAGAGACTCCCAAAACATCCAAACAG ACACCTGTGAGCATTAAGAAg GCATCACGTGAGAGCCTGTCATCCTCTCTGTCTGGTGATGTCAAAGAGGTGGGCCTGTCCTCCCAACAGGGTGCACTGGGAGCACCTGTCATGCCTCAACCCAGTGGGTCACCTGCAGCAGTGGCAGCCACGATCCCAGCTACTCCAAGCAAG GTGGAACCTGCCATTTCCAAGCAG GAGGAGGATTCACTGCGAGCTCAAGTTAAGGACCTGGAGGAGAAGCTGGAGACACTGAAGATGAAGCGGACAGAGGACAAGGCCAAACTGAAGGAGCTTGAAAAACACAAGATCCAACTGGAGCAACTTCAAGAGTGGAAAACCAAAATGCAGGAGCAGCAGGCTGAGCTGCAGAAACAATTCAAAGAGGCTAAGAGG GAAGCACGTGAGGCCCAGGAGGCCAAGGACCGCTACATGGAGGAGATGTCTGACACAGCAGACGCCATAGAGATGGCCACACTCGACAAAGAGATGGCTGAGGAGCGGGCAGAGTCTCTGCAAGTGGAAGTGGACACACTAAAGGAGAAATTGGAGGAGCTCTCCATGGACCTAGAGATCCTTAGGCATGAGATCTCAGAGAAAG GCACAGATGGAGCTGCCTCAAGTTACCATGTGAAACAGCTGGAAGAGCAGAATACCAGACTAAAGGAGGCACTGGTCAG GATGCGTGACCTGTCTACTTCAGAGAAACAGGAGCATGTGAAGCTGCAGAAGCAGATGGAAAAGAAGAACACTGAGCTGGAAACGCTTAGAACTCAGAAGGAAAAACTGCAGGAAGAAGTTAAACATGCTGAGGCTACTATCGATGAACTGAAGGAGCAG GTGGATGCTGCTCTGGGTTCAGAGGAGATGGTGGAGACCCTGACAGAGAGAAACCTTGACCTGGAGGAGAAAGTCAGAGAGCTCAGAGAAACTGTAACCGATTTG GAGTCAATCAATGAGATGAATGATGAACTTCAGGAAAATGCTAGGGAGACTGAAATGGAGCTGAGGGAGCAGTTGGACTTGAGTTCTGCAAAGGTtagagaggcagaaaaaaggGTGGAAGCTTCCCAAGAGACTGTAGCTGATTACCAGCAGACCATCAACAAATACAGAGAGCTCACCGCCAGGCTACAG GAGGCCAACAAAGAACTGGTCAGCCAGCAGAATGCCAATGTTGAACAAGTACAGCAACCACCTGCAGAACTTTTTGATTTCAAGATCAAGTTTGCAGAGACTAAGGCCTATGCCAAG GCGATTGAGATGGAGCTGAGGAAAATGGAAGTGGCTCAGTCAAACAGACAGGTATCTCTCCTTACCTCCTTCATGCCAGACTCCTTCCTCCGTCACGGGGGGGATCATGACTGTATTCTGGTGCTCCTGCTCATCCCCAGGCTTATCTGCAAG GCTGAGCTGATCAGTAAACAGGCTCAGGAGAAGTTTGATCTAAACGGAAACGTGGCTGAAGGAACCAGCCTCAGAGGGCCCCGAGGAGAACAGTGCAGTTTTTCCTCCGGACTCGTTTACTCACTCAGCCTACTGCAGGCCACCCTGCACAAATATGAACA GGCTCTGAATTCCTGCAGTGTGGAGGTATTTAAGCGCATGGGTACGCTCTACTCAGAAATGAGCTTCCATGAGCGCTCTCTGGATTATTTCATTGACTTGCTGCATAAAGATCAGCTAGATGAGACCATCCAGGTGGAACCTCTGACCAAGGCCATTAAGTACTATCAG caactTTACGGCGTCCATCTTGCAGATCACACTGAGGACTGCACAGTGCAGCTGGCTGACCACATCAAG TTTAGCCAGAGTGCCCTGGACAGCATGAAAGTGGAAGTGGCTCGTTTGCGGGCATTCCTATCAGCCGGACAGGAGAGTTCCGTCTTTGCGGTGCTTCTGAAAGACCTGGACACTTCCTGCTCTGACATCAGACAGTTCTGTAAAAAGATTCGCCGTCGCATGCCTGGAACAGATGTGGTTGGGGCACCTGCTGCTCTAAGTTTTGGACCACAG GTGTCAGAGACTCTGACAGAGTGCAGGCGCCAGCTGACCCGTGTGGTGGCTGTGCTGCAGGAGGTGGCTGCAGCTGGAGCTCAGATGGTTGCTCCTTTGGCAGAACAGGAGGGTCTCAGTGCCCTCAAACTAGAGGATATTGTTGGCAAAGCTGTGGAGCAG GTTTATGGTTCCCATGGCCTGAATGGGCCAGAGTGTCTACGTCAGTCCTGCAGCTCAGTCATTGCTACCATGAACAAGATGGCCACAGCTATGCAGGAAGGAGAGTACGATGCTGAAAAGCCTCAGGGCAAG ACTCCTCCTGTGGAGATAAGAGCAGCCTTGGTCAGGGCTGAGATGACTGATGCTGAGGGTCTAGGAGTTAAACTAGAAGACAGGGAGACGGTCATTAAGGAGCTCAAGAAATCTCTAAAGATTAAG GGTGAGGAGCTGAGTGAGGCCAATGTCCGCCTGAGTCTGCTGGAGAAAAAGCTGGACACATCCACTAAAGATGCAGATGAACGAGTGGAGAAGATTCAGACTAAACTGGATGAGAGCCTCGCCTtgctgaagaagaaagaaaa gGGTTTTGAAGAAACAATGGATGCTCTACAGGCTGATATTGACCAGCTCGAGGCAGAGAAGGCAGAGTTGAAACAACGCATCAATAACCAATCAAAGATGACCATTGAAGGGCTGAGGGGTCCGTCTGCTTCTGGAATTGCCTCCATTGTTCAGGGATCTGTAGGAG cAGGTCTGCCTCCCTCCATGGCAGGATCAGTGCAGGTGGTGGACTCTCCTCTCCTCAGACAGCGGGTTGAGGCCCAGAGACTGGGAATCAAAAATCtgaagaatgaaaacaatagaCTCAAG GCAGACAAGATGAGAGCTCAGCTGGCCTCCCTGCCTCCACTCTATCCTCCCAAACTGCCACAGGCATCCAAAGACAGCTCCATGCCTCCAGAGGGACTAAACACAGGCATCTATCGCAGGACAGATCAACTGCTAGCAACTCTGCTCAAGCTGAGTGCAAAGGTTAAAGTGGTGGACATCACTGGGAAGACGGcag TTAGTGCCAGTGCCCAGTTGCTGGAGCAGACAGCTAGACTAAAGAGCCTCAGTGATGCTCTGGACAAACTTAAG GGAGAAGTAGCTGATCATGTAGTTTTGAATCAACTTGGAGCAAATGCATCCTCTGATTTTGCCACCTTCCCAGTCTCCTCATTTGTTAAg GCCAAGGAGGAGAAGCAGCAAGGAACTGTGTTAGTAGGTCGTGTTTCCATTCCATGTACCCTTGGACAGGaacaagtccatcgccttgtcCTATctcaacagcagctgcagagagtGCACAGCCTCCTCATTGCATAA
- the LOC137137260 gene encoding dynactin subunit 1-like isoform X4 has protein sequence MSSAGTVESGRPPKIGSIVEVTGKGQRGTVAYIGATLFASGKWVGVILDEPKGKNDGTVQGKRYFQCEENHGIFVRQSQIQVVEEGSTATSPDIPETGIPKMTKQRDIPETPKTSKQTPVSIKKSSTRRFAKASRESLSSSLSGDVKEVGLSSQQGALGAPVMPQPSGSPAAVAATIPATPSKEEDSLRAQVKDLEEKLETLKMKRTEDKAKLKELEKHKIQLEQLQEWKTKMQEQQAELQKQFKEAKREAREAQEAKDRYMEEMSDTADAIEMATLDKEMAEERAESLQVEVDTLKEKLEELSMDLEILRHEISEKGTDGAASSYHVKQLEEQNTRLKEALVRMRDLSTSEKQEHVKLQKQMEKKNTELETLRTQKEKLQEEVKHAEATIDELKEQVDAALGSEEMVETLTERNLDLEEKVRELRETVTDLESINEMNDELQENARETEMELREQLDLSSAKVREAEKRVEASQETVADYQQTINKYRELTARLQEANKELVSQQNANVEQVQQPPAELFDFKIKFAETKAYAKAIEMELRKMEVAQSNRQVSLLTSFMPDSFLRHGGDHDCILVLLLIPRLICKAELISKQAQEKFDLNGNVAEGTSLRGPRGEQCSFSSGLVYSLSLLQATLHKYEQALNSCSVEVFKRMGTLYSEMSFHERSLDYFIDLLHKDQLDETIQVEPLTKAIKYYQQLYGVHLADHTEDCTVQLADHIKFSQSALDSMKVEVARLRAFLSAGQESSVFAVLLKDLDTSCSDIRQFCKKIRRRMPGTDVVGAPAALSFGPQVSETLTECRRQLTRVVAVLQEVAAAGAQMVAPLAEQEGLSALKLEDIVGKAVEQVYGSHGLNGPECLRQSCSSVIATMNKMATAMQEGEYDAEKPQGKTPPVEIRAALVRAEMTDAEGLGVKLEDRETVIKELKKSLKIKGEELSEANVRLSLLEKKLDTSTKDADERVEKIQTKLDESLALLKKKEKGFEETMDALQADIDQLEAEKAELKQRINNQSKMTIEGLRGPSASGIASIVQGSVGAGLPPSMAGSVQVVDSPLLRQRVEAQRLGIKNLKNENNRLKADKMRAQLASLPPLYPPKLPQASKDSSMPPEGLNTGIYRRTDQLLATLLKLSAKVKVVDITGKTAVSASAQLLEQTARLKSLSDALDKLKGEVADHVVLNQLGANASSDFATFPVSSFVKAKEEKQQGTVLVGRVSIPCTLGQEQVHRLVLSQQQLQRVHSLLIA, from the exons ATGAGCAGTGCAGGAACAGTGGAGAGTGGTAGACCGCCAAAG ATTGGCTCCATAGTAGAGGTGACAGGGAAGGGTCAGCGTGGCACTGTTGCTTACATCGGCGCAACACTCTTTGCCTCAGGAAAATGGGTTGGTGTCATACTTGATGAGCCCAAAGGCAAAAACGATGGCACAGTGCAGGGGAAACGCTATTTTCAATGTGAGGAAAATCATGGGATATTTGTCAGACAGTCTCAG ATCCAGGTGGTGGAAGAGGGCTCCACTGCCACCTCACCAGACATCCCAGAGACTGGCATTCCCAAGATGACCAAACAAAGAG atATTCCAGAGACTCCCAAAACATCCAAACAG ACACCTGTGAGCATTAAGAAg tcctctacCCGCCGCTTTGCTAAG GCATCACGTGAGAGCCTGTCATCCTCTCTGTCTGGTGATGTCAAAGAGGTGGGCCTGTCCTCCCAACAGGGTGCACTGGGAGCACCTGTCATGCCTCAACCCAGTGGGTCACCTGCAGCAGTGGCAGCCACGATCCCAGCTACTCCAAGCAAG GAGGAGGATTCACTGCGAGCTCAAGTTAAGGACCTGGAGGAGAAGCTGGAGACACTGAAGATGAAGCGGACAGAGGACAAGGCCAAACTGAAGGAGCTTGAAAAACACAAGATCCAACTGGAGCAACTTCAAGAGTGGAAAACCAAAATGCAGGAGCAGCAGGCTGAGCTGCAGAAACAATTCAAAGAGGCTAAGAGG GAAGCACGTGAGGCCCAGGAGGCCAAGGACCGCTACATGGAGGAGATGTCTGACACAGCAGACGCCATAGAGATGGCCACACTCGACAAAGAGATGGCTGAGGAGCGGGCAGAGTCTCTGCAAGTGGAAGTGGACACACTAAAGGAGAAATTGGAGGAGCTCTCCATGGACCTAGAGATCCTTAGGCATGAGATCTCAGAGAAAG GCACAGATGGAGCTGCCTCAAGTTACCATGTGAAACAGCTGGAAGAGCAGAATACCAGACTAAAGGAGGCACTGGTCAG GATGCGTGACCTGTCTACTTCAGAGAAACAGGAGCATGTGAAGCTGCAGAAGCAGATGGAAAAGAAGAACACTGAGCTGGAAACGCTTAGAACTCAGAAGGAAAAACTGCAGGAAGAAGTTAAACATGCTGAGGCTACTATCGATGAACTGAAGGAGCAG GTGGATGCTGCTCTGGGTTCAGAGGAGATGGTGGAGACCCTGACAGAGAGAAACCTTGACCTGGAGGAGAAAGTCAGAGAGCTCAGAGAAACTGTAACCGATTTG GAGTCAATCAATGAGATGAATGATGAACTTCAGGAAAATGCTAGGGAGACTGAAATGGAGCTGAGGGAGCAGTTGGACTTGAGTTCTGCAAAGGTtagagaggcagaaaaaaggGTGGAAGCTTCCCAAGAGACTGTAGCTGATTACCAGCAGACCATCAACAAATACAGAGAGCTCACCGCCAGGCTACAG GAGGCCAACAAAGAACTGGTCAGCCAGCAGAATGCCAATGTTGAACAAGTACAGCAACCACCTGCAGAACTTTTTGATTTCAAGATCAAGTTTGCAGAGACTAAGGCCTATGCCAAG GCGATTGAGATGGAGCTGAGGAAAATGGAAGTGGCTCAGTCAAACAGACAGGTATCTCTCCTTACCTCCTTCATGCCAGACTCCTTCCTCCGTCACGGGGGGGATCATGACTGTATTCTGGTGCTCCTGCTCATCCCCAGGCTTATCTGCAAG GCTGAGCTGATCAGTAAACAGGCTCAGGAGAAGTTTGATCTAAACGGAAACGTGGCTGAAGGAACCAGCCTCAGAGGGCCCCGAGGAGAACAGTGCAGTTTTTCCTCCGGACTCGTTTACTCACTCAGCCTACTGCAGGCCACCCTGCACAAATATGAACA GGCTCTGAATTCCTGCAGTGTGGAGGTATTTAAGCGCATGGGTACGCTCTACTCAGAAATGAGCTTCCATGAGCGCTCTCTGGATTATTTCATTGACTTGCTGCATAAAGATCAGCTAGATGAGACCATCCAGGTGGAACCTCTGACCAAGGCCATTAAGTACTATCAG caactTTACGGCGTCCATCTTGCAGATCACACTGAGGACTGCACAGTGCAGCTGGCTGACCACATCAAG TTTAGCCAGAGTGCCCTGGACAGCATGAAAGTGGAAGTGGCTCGTTTGCGGGCATTCCTATCAGCCGGACAGGAGAGTTCCGTCTTTGCGGTGCTTCTGAAAGACCTGGACACTTCCTGCTCTGACATCAGACAGTTCTGTAAAAAGATTCGCCGTCGCATGCCTGGAACAGATGTGGTTGGGGCACCTGCTGCTCTAAGTTTTGGACCACAG GTGTCAGAGACTCTGACAGAGTGCAGGCGCCAGCTGACCCGTGTGGTGGCTGTGCTGCAGGAGGTGGCTGCAGCTGGAGCTCAGATGGTTGCTCCTTTGGCAGAACAGGAGGGTCTCAGTGCCCTCAAACTAGAGGATATTGTTGGCAAAGCTGTGGAGCAG GTTTATGGTTCCCATGGCCTGAATGGGCCAGAGTGTCTACGTCAGTCCTGCAGCTCAGTCATTGCTACCATGAACAAGATGGCCACAGCTATGCAGGAAGGAGAGTACGATGCTGAAAAGCCTCAGGGCAAG ACTCCTCCTGTGGAGATAAGAGCAGCCTTGGTCAGGGCTGAGATGACTGATGCTGAGGGTCTAGGAGTTAAACTAGAAGACAGGGAGACGGTCATTAAGGAGCTCAAGAAATCTCTAAAGATTAAG GGTGAGGAGCTGAGTGAGGCCAATGTCCGCCTGAGTCTGCTGGAGAAAAAGCTGGACACATCCACTAAAGATGCAGATGAACGAGTGGAGAAGATTCAGACTAAACTGGATGAGAGCCTCGCCTtgctgaagaagaaagaaaa gGGTTTTGAAGAAACAATGGATGCTCTACAGGCTGATATTGACCAGCTCGAGGCAGAGAAGGCAGAGTTGAAACAACGCATCAATAACCAATCAAAGATGACCATTGAAGGGCTGAGGGGTCCGTCTGCTTCTGGAATTGCCTCCATTGTTCAGGGATCTGTAGGAG cAGGTCTGCCTCCCTCCATGGCAGGATCAGTGCAGGTGGTGGACTCTCCTCTCCTCAGACAGCGGGTTGAGGCCCAGAGACTGGGAATCAAAAATCtgaagaatgaaaacaatagaCTCAAG GCAGACAAGATGAGAGCTCAGCTGGCCTCCCTGCCTCCACTCTATCCTCCCAAACTGCCACAGGCATCCAAAGACAGCTCCATGCCTCCAGAGGGACTAAACACAGGCATCTATCGCAGGACAGATCAACTGCTAGCAACTCTGCTCAAGCTGAGTGCAAAGGTTAAAGTGGTGGACATCACTGGGAAGACGGcag TTAGTGCCAGTGCCCAGTTGCTGGAGCAGACAGCTAGACTAAAGAGCCTCAGTGATGCTCTGGACAAACTTAAG GGAGAAGTAGCTGATCATGTAGTTTTGAATCAACTTGGAGCAAATGCATCCTCTGATTTTGCCACCTTCCCAGTCTCCTCATTTGTTAAg GCCAAGGAGGAGAAGCAGCAAGGAACTGTGTTAGTAGGTCGTGTTTCCATTCCATGTACCCTTGGACAGGaacaagtccatcgccttgtcCTATctcaacagcagctgcagagagtGCACAGCCTCCTCATTGCATAA